Within the Girardinichthys multiradiatus isolate DD_20200921_A chromosome 12, DD_fGirMul_XY1, whole genome shotgun sequence genome, the region AATCAAATTAGTAAGAAAACATCACGTTACTTCATCTGCTTTTAATTTAATGGATCACATCCAAATGAAATGTTGTCAACTTAATGtgtctgttcagtttttttctatgTGTTGATTGTAAatgtaatgtacttttaaaaatgaaaatgtaatgctattcatattttatatgtaaaagACAGAAGGAAACCTTCTGGAAACCTTGCATGTTGAAAAACACGTACAAAAGTGATGCTGCAAAGTGAAAATATCTAATACTACAGTTTACCTGTGCCTTTCAaatatctaaaatgttttaattcaacaATAAAGTTAATAGAGATCTCTTTTAATGTTGCTCCTATTACTATATAACTATCTGAATCTTTAACCAATGTGCAAAATAAATTTCATATATCAACAATTGTTTGTCGaggctttttaattttaatcagagTGAGCCTATTATATAGGTTAAAtgcacaacaaaaagaaaaaggaaaaatgagttAATTTCCAACCTTTTGACTTTTcagtagaaaaatattttaagctcTCAGTTTCAGATTGATGCTTCATATTCTCAGTTGAGGGGAGGAGATCTATGGTGCTGAGGGCGGGCTATCCTCATTGCTCTCCAGTTTGCTAAATGCTCGCAGAGTAAAAAGACTTCAGAAACATATCTGGCAAACAGATCATTTCAGTTCATCTGTTGGATATTTGGAGGATCTAAAGCAacagcatgtttccactggcatTCGGCttcttatttttgtctttaGGTCAAAGCTCGGCACACTCCCCAGAAAACGGTGAGTACTTCTCTGAAGTTTCATGTGACAATGAGATGTGTGCAAAGTTGTTGCTTGTTTACTTGTCAGCATcctgtttaaagaaaaactgaatctAGGATCAGACAACTGAATTTAGCGTCTAAAAAAACTTTACTTGTGACTCAAATACTCTGGATCTCATAACTTATTTTGCATTAGGAAAATAATATTGGCAAACCAGACACACCAGaagatttttaaacaaaagtctCGTGGTATCTGCCAGTAATCTGAAAACGGGTCCTCAATCCACCCTGCAGGATGACAAAACACAGAAGTGATTCACCAGACACTAAATCAACGTTCTTCCAAGGCCGTCCCGTCCCCAGACCTACATCCTGTAGAAAACTTTTGAAGTGAGCTGAAGAGAATATAATAGAAGACTTGGGTCACAAAAACAAGGAAATGGTCAAAAGCTCCATCTCTTGGTGTGCTCTATAATCGGGAAGTCTTATAGAATAATTTTACACGATTAGAGCTGGATGTCCCACTGGGCAAAGgacattgtttaaaatatagatTTTAGTTTATAACCtatatttgttttaacatgacattttatttcttcccGCTAAATAAATTTTACCAGTACTAAGGTTTTGAGTATTTGTTTTAAGATGTTCCAGCTTGGCAAAATGcaataaaccttttttcttttctttttaactacATAACGTCTTCTAACCTGGCTTAATCTGCCTGCGACTTCCTGAACCCAACCAAGTTAGACTTTCAACATGATGCAGATCAGAGATCATTTAGAGGTTTATGCTAAACAAATTTCATGCAGGTAATAGTAACGCATATACAGTTGAAAATCTAAAACACATTCATGGTTATTTCTTcatctctttgtgtctcttcaAAGGCTCCGTGTTGCTCCCTCGAACTTTCTCGGGTCACTTAGTCCTGGTAACTGAAGAACCCGTGGACTACATTGACCTGTCTGTATTGGACAGTTtgcatgatgatgatgatgatgatgatggctcAGGTTTTGAGACGGAGCAGAAGCCAATGACAAAACACAGCCATCGCCATCACCTGAAAAAGCACTATGTCGTCTCTGAGGAGGCCAAAGAGTTTCTCCAGGGTCTCCTGGCAACAACCTTCATCCCCACCATTTACACCCTGGTCTTCATCATCAGCGTGCCGCTCAACCTTCTAGCCCTGGTGATGTTTGTCCGCCGTATTCGTCCCAGGAAGCCTGCGGTGATCTACATGCTGAACCTGGCTTGTGCTGACCTTCTGTTTGGCCTGCTCCTCCCCTTTAAAATCGCTTATCATTATCATGGCAACAACTGGATCTATGGGTCCTTCATGTGCAgggttgtgacagcagctttccATTGCAACATGTACTGCTCTGTGCTGCTCGTCATGTGCATCAGCATGGACCGTTTCCTGGCCGTGGTTTACCCCATGAACTCCCTGACGTGGCGAAGCCCTAAGACTGCTGCAGCGATCTGTGCAGCCATGTGGCTCCTATCCCTGGGAGGAGTGTCCCCCCTCCTGATCTCGGGACAGACGTTACATTTACCAGACCTTGGAATTACTACCTGCCATGATGTGCAGGATGTGGAAACCCTACAATCTTACTATCTCTACTTCTTCCCAATATACTCctccattttcttcttcatacCCCTCTTCTTCACTATTTTCTGCTATGTTCGAATCATTAAGGCTCTGGCAGTAGCCAATGTGGAGAACTGCTCAAAGAAGACTCGAGCTATTGTGATGATTGTGGTGGTGCTGCTTGTGTTTGTGATCTGCTTCAGTCCCACGAACATCATCCTGATGGTTCATTATGTTCAGATCAGCCACACATCCAGTGATGGCTCCTACCAGGCATACCTACTCTCTATGTGTATAGGCAGTCTCAGCTGCTGTCTGGATCCACTCCTCTATTACTACGGCTCCTCTCAGTGCCAGAAGCAGGTGGTGGCAGTGTTTCGGTGCACCAGACTGAGATCATCAGGGAGCACCTTGGACACAGGCCGCACATATACAAGTGGATCAAGCTACAGATCCCGTAAGATGGAAAGCATGCATACTGGCCTGGGAGGCCAGTACAACAAGCTGGTGGTTTAGAGAAACAGACATGAGGAGCCTCTTTCtaaaaaataatgcaaacttTCACATATAGCCCCTTGCAGAGCAATTTATCATGTTCCAGCcaacaaatgtaatttattgtatTGGAGTTTCATGCAATAAAGTACTACAAAGTGGTGCATGATTGGGAACTGGAAGAAAAAGTATATGTGGCTTTCAGttaaaaggataaataaatagctGTTTTATTCAGCCCCTCTGAGGCAGTATTTTGTACAAACATCCTTTCACTGTAATTACAGCTACAAGTTTTTAGGtctgtgtctctaccagctttgtgcaTCAAACAACTGAAACCTTTGCCCATTCTCCTTGCAAAACAcctcaggctcagtcagataAGATGAAAAAGGtcttggatggagaacatctgtgaaagGGACTTTTCAAGTCCTGCAAAGGATTCCCGGTGAGAATTTAGGTCCGGACTTTGACCCAGGCCATTTAATCACATCAATATGCATTGATCTATTCTCGTGttttagctctggctgtgtgtttaggatcGTAATCTTGCTGGAAGGTGTACCTCCTCTTTCAGAGttgacctgtatttagctcctctATCCTTTATGAAGAAAAGCGtacccacagaatgatgctgccaccaccctgtttcaccatggggatggtgtgttaagGGTTATAGGCTGTTTTCCACACacagtgttttgtatttttcctttcatGACGGCGAGTTTGTGTCCCTACGTGACTTGTGGTAAAATGCAAGCAGGACTTCATGTGGCATTCTTCAACAATGTCTTTTCTTCAGACACCTTTTCATAAAGGTCAAGTTTGTAGAGTGCGTGATTAATTGCCAGCAGATTCCTCCCATCTGAGCTGTTGATTTGCAAATCATCCAGAGTTAACATGTGCCTCTTGGCTGCTGGCCTGTCAGATTAGCTGAATGGCCATGTCtgggtaggtttgcagttgttccATACTTTTAATGTTCTTGGTTGATAGATGTTGTTCATAGAGCAGCAGAAAATTATTATAGATAGGTGGACTTTATTTACAAATTTGGTCTGATCTGAAGGAAGTTGGTTGGATGAAATTTTATTGGggatgtcagagtaaagggggctgaacacaCACCCcaattttcagatatttttatgtaaagggaaaaaaaccTTCCACTTCACACTGATGGACCGCTTGGTGTTGGTCTTTTACACACAATTACAATaacatacattgaagtttgtccttgtaatgtgacaaaattgtaatgtgaaaaagttatatTAGTGATCAAGTTGAATCAAAGGAAATCCATGCTTTTGGTTTGGGGTTTGCAGTGAAAGCTTCTACTGTGTATTTACCATATAACACTGAAACTGTCATTGATTTTGCCTTCATGTTTTATACTCTCTGAATCAAACCATACTTCTGTATCTGTTAATGTCATATGAATTACAGGTTGTAAACATGATTTGTAGtcataattgtaatattttgttgaCAAAACATGCAGTTGATGATTTTGACTGTTTTTGCGAGAAAAACCAAAcagaaatcatttaaattatttcctttttaatggTTAGTGACCGTGGGCTCTGCATCCGAAAAAAATGGACTTGGCCTTTTCTCTCTTTCCTCACTTCCTGAATGTTGtaatttttcttatttgtaaTGATACTGACACAAAATAACTAGATGATAGTTAAACAATATGCACCGAAATCTTTGTTCTGAGGCAAATTTGTCAAATCTTGGTTAAGGGGAAgttgacaaaaattcagaatttCCACAAATAACTTGACTTGTCATCTAACATTATCAACCTTTAGTTAAACGTCACTAAAGTTTTTAATGAACCTACCTGTGGAAGCCCACCTCTCACTTTTAAAACCCCTAAAGAAACTACGGTTTAAAGTCAGACCTATGCGTCTGGTTTCAAAATGCATGTTGTTCCGCCTCTTTAactctccattttttttttgtattgctgCTCAGTCTTTTGTCTCTTTGTTGTCGGGACACATTTCtgtaagacaataaaaagaagcCCTAAGACAAGAACTAAACAACTGTGCTTTATCAAATAAATAACACAGAACTGTAAATTGTACTCGTGTATGAATTCTTGATTTCACAGTATAGGATCTCCTCCTAGTGGGGCTTTCTGCATTGCTTTGAGATAAAACCATCTGCTGAATCGTCACTGACCTGCTGTGGTGTCGTAGCTATGAAAGTTCTCTGGGAAGTTGAGACACTTGGCTTGCTTCTTGAAATCTTCTACATCTTTGGGATGTATTTTTCCTGTCCTTgctggaaagaaaatgaaggaaatatGAATGAAGcatgtatatttaaatatttaactgaAAAGTGCTGATGCAGCACTTACTAAACTGCATGATGTATCTGCCAGTGAAGTCCACATTACGAAAAGTATCCGTCCACAGCAGGCAATCAGAGCAAGTCTGCAGAAGGTGTCCTTTGTGGTCCGACAGGTTTTCTGTAAATGAAGGAAAAAGTTTGACCGattatgaaatgttatttttacgTAGAAATCTGTGTGGGTAGATGCATTATTTTTTTGCCGAGAAAGTGGAGGATGAATGTTTGTGGTGCACATACTGCGAAATGTGGCCGTAGGCCCAGAGACAGTTGCATTTACTTTCCCAAAGATACACCGGTtactgaaaaaacaaatgtgagagGTTTTACAAGCTTTAAATCAGCCTTATTTATACATATGACTGCACACATTTTAACAAACTACGTTGTCATGCAGATGTTTTCATgctgctgaaacatttaaacttggttttatgttacaaccatgaaatattatgtattttattatattttgtgattgaccaacacaggGCAGCacataaatgtaaacaaataaatcttaaatgttTGACATGCAGTTGTCTAAAAGCCAAACACAACCCATATGTGGCCTCTATGGAAGAGTGTCGTgagaagaaaaccataaaaaagaCCTTGCAGTtcgccacaagccatgtaggaggccaagcaaacatgtggaagaatgtgctTTGGTCATTTAAGCTGAATTtcttggcctacatgcaaaatgctttgcATGTTACACAGCTCACTGAACACACCGTCCTCACTGTGaaac harbors:
- the f2r gene encoding proteinase-activated receptor 1 isoform X1, which codes for MFPLAFGFLFLSLGQSSAHSPENGSVLLPRTFSGHLVLVTEEPVDYIDLSVLDSLHDDDDDDDGSGFETEQKPMTKHSHRHHLKKHYVVSEEAKEFLQGLLATTFIPTIYTLVFIISVPLNLLALVMFVRRIRPRKPAVIYMLNLACADLLFGLLLPFKIAYHYHGNNWIYGSFMCRVVTAAFHCNMYCSVLLVMCISMDRFLAVVYPMNSLTWRSPKTAAAICAAMWLLSLGGVSPLLISGQTLHLPDLGITTCHDVQDVETLQSYYLYFFPIYSSIFFFIPLFFTIFCYVRIIKALAVANVENCSKKTRAIVMIVVVLLVFVICFSPTNIILMVHYVQISHTSSDGSYQAYLLSMCIGSLSCCLDPLLYYYGSSQCQKQVVAVFRCTRLRSSGSTLDTGRTYTSGSSYRSRKMESMHTGLGGQYNKLVV
- the f2r gene encoding proteinase-activated receptor 1 isoform X2, giving the protein MLNKFHAGSVLLPRTFSGHLVLVTEEPVDYIDLSVLDSLHDDDDDDDGSGFETEQKPMTKHSHRHHLKKHYVVSEEAKEFLQGLLATTFIPTIYTLVFIISVPLNLLALVMFVRRIRPRKPAVIYMLNLACADLLFGLLLPFKIAYHYHGNNWIYGSFMCRVVTAAFHCNMYCSVLLVMCISMDRFLAVVYPMNSLTWRSPKTAAAICAAMWLLSLGGVSPLLISGQTLHLPDLGITTCHDVQDVETLQSYYLYFFPIYSSIFFFIPLFFTIFCYVRIIKALAVANVENCSKKTRAIVMIVVVLLVFVICFSPTNIILMVHYVQISHTSSDGSYQAYLLSMCIGSLSCCLDPLLYYYGSSQCQKQVVAVFRCTRLRSSGSTLDTGRTYTSGSSYRSRKMESMHTGLGGQYNKLVV